The genomic DNA ACCTCGACTAAGCAACTTATCATCAGCCAAATCCAGTAACGCTGGAAGTCGTACCAACTCCAAATTCCTAAGTAATTTCAACTTGAATCTAATcctaaataattacataaattatATTCAGGTTAATATTTTAATTCACTGTTCCACATCGGTCATACTACAGTTGCTCTGTTGCCCTTTATCAGAAATGTTTTCGCAGAAGATCGGCTATATGAATACCTCCAATATAATTGAGACGGATACATCAACACTTCCCATAAAAGCTTAAGCAGGTCTTGTGAGACAGTCATATACAAACATATTTCGAGACTGAGTGGACAGCCCTAATCTTCATACAAACCTCGAGTAGAACTCAAAACATAGGCTTGCTAATGGAGTTATCGGCATAACAGTCATGTTTAAAATTCCACCTCTACATCAACAAAGAACTATACTATTTGCTTATCACAGTAGTTGTAATCTGTAATCTTCTCTAAATAtgaataattttacatattgTAATGATACAGGGTTACCTTTAAATTGCCGACTTCTGCAGTTAAAGATTCAATCTGCTTGGTATCTTGAACAAATACTTCTTTTTCCTTAATAACAGGAGGAGCTTCTTCAATTGCCTTTTTAGCAGCTTCTTTTTCCTTGACAAGCAGTTCATTTGTTTCATCAACTTTCTTTCGCAAACTTTCAACAGTATTCTTCAACTTTGCTGTTTCTTGTGCTTTTGCTTCTTCCAAGTCGGTCTGCATACATGATATCACATTTTGGCATTAGGACTGGAACAAGGATATTTGTATTCTCCACTGTCAGGAGAGACGCATTAACTTAAGATCATGAATGTATGCATAATGAAATAAATTACTTGTAAAGCATATTTGATGTgaaatcatgatttatttataaGATTGTACCAGAATAGAACTAATTATATGCCAGATTATTTACCCTCAAACGTTTTTCCAGCTGAAGACGCCATGTGAGTTCCTCCAATTGTTTTTCAAGCTTATCCTTTGCCTCTTTTAATAAACCAGTGTCCCTTGCAGCCTTCAAAGAGGTTAAACTCATAATAGTCAAAGAGCAGGACATGGATGTGAGAGTATTTTGTTCAAAAAGAAAACCTAATATATGCCAATATTATGTACCAGAGTTAGATGCACATCCATATCTTCCGTACACATGATGATATGGTATTTTTTAAGAGGCTAAAACATTGTATTTAAGGTTTCAAGATGTGCAATATATATGCCTATGCTGTTGGACAATGGACTCAATTATATATGTTATGAATGTCTTTAATTTGAGATTTCATGCATCAAAATTATAGAGAAAATACATGCACAACTGCAGCTACACTAAGCATCGGGAAACTATATGCCAGCTGAGCCAAAAAATCtatctataaatatatattcttGGTAGGTGTGATCTGTTGGACACAATTTGGACTCAAGACCTTGGAAATCTATTACACTCAACTATCTTCAATCAACAGATGCTCTAAACAGTTACACTGTTAAAGAATGTAACAAACAATGTCAGTTGCACTTTGTTAAGGTTATATGCTATATCCTGAATGTTCTTCTACTTCATGAATGCAGAAGAGTTAGCATGCTCTACCATTTTAAGCTTCCGTAGCTCTCTTTTGGCAAGTAGTCCCCTCCACCTGACTTGGGTAATTATTAATCCTCTCTTGAGACGTTTATAGCGCGAGGAAGCTTTATGGCAACGCCACTGAGCCTGAGTAACCAAATTGTTTCAGATCTCAAAACTGAATTTTTCAGTAGTTTAGTATTTATATATTTAGACTGTATAATAACTGATGAAACCTTGAACCTGAATTATAGTTGCAGCTTTGGCCTGCTTCTTGCTTTTAATTTGTTTACGAGCATCCATTGCCCGTAAACCTGTTTGCAGAACAAGCACAGAGATCCGGAGTTTGGTAAAAGCTTTCCACTTCTGATATTTACGAATAGCCTTCTGAACCTTTGTGGAAGCTGCCTCTAATTTCATCCCCTCGAATTGGTTTCCAGCCAATTTACCTAGCATTGGGTGGAAAACAATAAGATATTTTAAATACCAATATATAGGACTTGCATATACAATAAAAAAAACCATATAATATGCTGATACTTGATATTACtgaattaataattttaaaaaatgtaGTTTGTAGCAGTAAAACAGTTCAGATGTATTTACCTCTACAAAATGACTGTAAGCAAATGGCAGCTTCTCGCAAAGCTAAAAAATGTTTCCGAGTAATATGTGTTTTTGCTCTCCTTTGTATACGGTTGGCTGCATCACTAAGTACCTCTGTTCTTCGGGCATCTAACTCAGCCATCTGACCAGCTCTTAGAAATATCTTTGTTTTACCTATCTGTAAAGCCATCTTATGTTCAGGAAATTTAACAAATGTAGCCATTTATTGTTTACTTGTTAATTTTCACTTACTAATTATTAGTTCCTTCCCAAAACCAATCTTGAATCATGCAATCCTCATAATTTAATAATGTTTATAGTACCTACAGCATTTCTTGTGTCTTATATTAGCACTAGTGCAGAGTGTAGGCTTTTATCAGTGCCTGGATGATAACCCATGGAAGAAATATACTAGCGTTATTACCTGGAAGCCTTTTAGCCCTTTCTTCTCTAGGATGTTTCTGCATGCAACCTTTTCATCATAACTGCAACAAAATCATTAGTTCAAGAAAAATTCAGAATGATCAAAAATTGTTTTGGCTACGAAGTTATAGCTAAATATGTGCAAATAATTGACCTTCATCTGTAAATTAGGTTGAGTCACTTACTTTCCTTTCAAGAACTCAGGCGCAAGAATTCCAAATCTGTTTATGAACTCAAAAAAAGGACGACGAGTAGGATATCCGGCACAACTTATTCTTATTGCCTCTAAAACACCCTAAAAGGACAGCAGTTAGCAATACAACACAAACACGCGCATAGCAAAATAAAACTGGTAGTTTAAATGTACTTACGCCACAGCGCAATTGCTGCAGGATATTTGCATTTTCAAATGCACCAGGTTTAAGAAGATTATTTGGCTTTACACATCTAATGTAGTGAGGCTCTGTAGCATTTAATGTCTCCATCAATTGATGCAGTTGTAGCTGTAAAGTTAAATAATAAAGACATGAGCTAAAAACCTGGTATGCCAGTCTTATTTTTGAATTCTTGAATGCAGTGTGTACTGTGTACTCTATTTTCAAGATTGACATGTAGGTAAAAAGTATAGCTATGACATTAGTTATACCAGTTTTAAAGTTACCAAACTGTTTTAGCACAATCCTTGATGTAATATATACCTTAAAACGTGAACCAATTGAAGAAAATTTGGCAGACTTATTGGAAGCTTTAGTGTGCTCTTCAGGTTCTGGAGGAAAAAGCCCTTCTACAAAAGAACATTTGGAGGCACTCAAGAGATCTTGATGTTCAGGAACCACATAATCTTTATTTTTGTCCAGAAACTGCTCTGATTGGTATTGTACCTGAACAAAAATATTAATGAAGCTATATAGATTCTTAAAGAGCGTTATAATATTAATGAAGCTAAATAGATTCTAAAGgagctgatatatatatataatgtttttGCAACAAAACATACCTCTCCAGCGTAATGCGCAATCGAGAAATCCGTGAGAGACAATTTTGGCTTGACAAAGCGCTTGTGATTCTTAAAAGTTGAATAGAGCTTGGTGGAAAATGTTTCATGAGTCGACTTGGGGAACATACTGGAAGCAGAAAAAAATAATTGAGATTCAAGAGAGCTTTGATTAGTAAACTCAGCACAAGTATCTCAGAATTCAAAATCTGTTAGGGAGCAAATGAAATTTCAATGGACAGGAAGACTCAAGTAGAAGATCTCAATAGCATTACTAAAACCCGTGTTCGCATTTTGAAATAGATAACCCAATAGAATTGACAGAAGTGGATGGAGGTACTATACCAGGCTTCATCAAGAAGAGCAATGATTCCTCCAGGTTTCTGCCAGGGAAAAAAGGTAAAGAGGAAAATGTAACAAACGGTAACATTTCTTATGAGAATGATCAGGAAGTATTAGATTACCAATTAGAAAACAAGTATACTCCTGTACTGTATTACAACAGAATAAAAGAACATCATTGCTCTTTCATTATATTTAAACAACCAGGGAAGACTTTGAGGGAGGCTTTTTCTTCTTTCACGCCAGAAATGTCTTGTCACTAGAAATTTAAATGAAGATACTTTCACTTGTTTTTCAGTGATGAtgtttttgaaatatttttactTTAAAACATTCAACTCAACTTCCTCTGGTACCCAACCAATTCCTAATTATAGCTTTCTCATCAAAACTTCAGCAGATCTTATAAATTTTTAATAGAACAGTATTTCAGTATCACAAGTAAAGTTCGGATATAATAAGTAATCAACTGTGATAACCATAAACTATGAAAAGGAGAACACCACTCTTTACTGAGTGCTGCAAAAGCACATTTCTAACTCCTTTCTGTTGGTATTTAGGTTAATTTGAGACGTACTTAAGTCCGAAACTAATAAAAAGTACATACCTTTTAGGCAGTATATAAGGATTTTGTCATACTGACTCACTCTAGGGTTACACAAACAACCTAGCGGTCATTGAAGCAGAAGCAATAAATTTTAGAGTAAATAACCTTTTCAATGAGATCCAAAACATCTTGGTTATCAACAAACTCAATGTAACTCCAGTCTATTGCCTCCTTTGTATATTCCTCCTGCTCCATCTTGAATACATGCTGTATTTATACATGAGATGATTAAGTATCATGGAAACAACCGTGATCTTGTGTACATTGTCAAAAATAATATTAGGCTACCTGGTTAAAGTGTTGCTGCAGCTTTTCATTTGTGAAGTTAATGCAAAACTGTTCAAAGCTGAAAACCATATAATGACATGAGAGATACTTAAACCCAAAAACAATTCTGCATATCTGGATAAGTTAAATACATCAGAGTATCATACACATTCTTCATATTATATATCATAAGTCTTAGTTTCCGACCTGTTATTCTTGAAGCTTTCAAACCCATAGATGTCAAGCACCCCTATCAAAGAAGATGATGTAGAATCTTGTCCGATTGAATCATTAATCTTATCCACCAACCTAGAGTGTATTTAGAAGATGTGTCCCCAAGTCAATCAAGACAAAACAGAAAGTATCAAATTATGAAGTACGGGAAAAGTATGAGAGAGAAAATAACGCGAACATGGCAGAGAGAAGATGCAATATATATGAGCTTGGCACAGGTTTACATTTATCTGCTACATCAGTTATAGTCACCCAGAATGGATAATAATAGCTGCACATTTCCAGTTAATCTTATCATAGGATAGATGACAGCTATCTACTTCAAAGATCGTGTTAAAAGTTATGTAAGGGCTGGTTATTATGCATAATCAAACGGATACTTCTGTGCCTTTCCTGGATCTAGAATAATGTTAGTACACAACTACATGAGATAGCCATTAAAATCTTTCAAAGGTGGCTGCACCCTTAAAGGAGAACTATGACTTCAAATATTTTATCTATATTGTGCACTGGTTTCTGTTTTACTTGGATGCGTTTTACTCAGGAGCTATTTTCGTTTGGAAGGATAACACTTGAGATTATACTAATAGTCCTGTAACTAACCCAATGTCACGCTTGTTTGCAGTATGCTATGGCCTATTTGTTTCATTAAAAAAACAAATGCTTAGATGAGACAAAGCATATTTCCAACATTGATGTAGTATAATCTCTTACAGGACCAACAATTTTTGACTAAAAAAGCATAACCTCTGTAAAGAGTAATAATTGaatcaatttttataatttatagaAAATATAAACGTTCTGCAGGTGTAAAATAGAGATAAAAAGTGAGTTTCCACAAAGACAACAATATCAGAGAGAACTTCTTGAGACATCATGGAAAAATAGATCAGTGATCTGAGAAATAATAGTCTTGATTTGACACACTAGAATATTTACCAGAGCCTGAAGGTCTTTCTAGCATGTTTGCTTTATAATTCTATTTGTTCTACAGAGACTGTGTATTTGGTCTGATCCTTCTTTGACTTGCCATGTATTTCGCTAATGCGAGAGAGCAAAACTAACAATCATGGACTTCATATATACCACAGAGAACAAGAATCATATGACCCTACACCTATTTTAGATGATGAATGCAACACGGAGTGTCGTAAGAGCATACAATCTAATTTTATTGAGTGAACTGCAGAATATTAGTGACTGGTGAATATTAAAAGAGGGTGTTACCAGTCAAACAATCGAGAATATAGTGTCTTAGCTAAGCCATCCCTGCTAACAGCTGCACTAAGAGGATCAAGACTTCGTTTTATAACTTCTTCAGGAGTGATCATCACTCGTTTACACAATGCATCTTCTAGTCCTGCAGCTTCGCACCTAAAATATAGATAAAAAGTACTATTGTAACCATGTCCATAGGAAAATGATACCTAAATTGGTGTCTATCTCAAGGTGAATTCTCCATGACAATAACATAGGCGATTTCACCATTACACATACATTAGCAGTTCTGCAGTCATTTTAAGATGAAATTTGGATTTGTCATCTTTGAGAACTGATGAATCAGCTTCTTTTCCCTTGACAAATTCAATGTTACCAAGATGAAGTATTGCAGCAATAACCCTGAAAATTGCTTCCTGAAAATAGAGCAAAACAGAGAAAAAGATAGTCCTCCCAGTTAAATTCATAATTAAGTTTTAGTATGTGAAATGACGGAAATCAAAAAGGTCATACCTGATCCTTTTCACCTATTCCAACAATATCCATTGCTCTCCTAGTCGCTAGATAGTCACGGGCATCACTTACACCAACCAACTCATAGCATTTGGACTGGTTAAGATAGTGAAATGTTTTGGGGTGTCCCAGCTTATATTTATCAATTTCCTACATATTGGTCGCAGTTTATAAGATTGTATATTAATCATTTTGCACATAGTTGAAAGCAATTCAAAGCAGCAGGAATCAACCTCCTGTGGTGCAGAACAGAGAAGGTAAAAGCAATGGTAGTTGCGTTCAGGATCGCTAATTTGGCAAACACGGGATCTCTCCAAAAGATAAGTCCTGATGGCTGCTCCAGATATTCTACCATATGTATCAAACTGGATCTCAACAAATTTACCAAAAGCGGCTGCAGCATATAACAATAGCAAGTATGAAAGACATAAATTAACATAAGGACATAGTGCTTAATATAGATTATATACAACAGACTGAATGTGGTCTACTACTTTTTACCATTACTTATCTATTCATCTATAAAATAAGATCACTCAATTGGCAAGAAACGTGTGGAGATACATCTGAAACCAGACAATTTAAGTCAACAACTAACTAATGTCACACCTGGAGTTGTTATTTCTGACTGTCTTAGCATTACCAAATGCTTCAAGAACCGGATTGGACTGCATTAAGATTGAAAGTCATAAGTTTTCAGAAAAGAAATGAATATACTTGACTTCTAGAGTATCAAATTATACTTCAAGGACTTGTTGTTCAACTGTACGTCCTTCGGTAGCTGCCCGGCCACCCAAATAGGCAAGATACTGCATAAGCATTTTTGTAGTCTCAGTTTTTCCCGCTCCGCTTTCACCACTGACTAGTATAGAATTGCTTTTTTTCTCATTAATCATTGCCCTAATTCAGCAAGCAAATAATTAATTAGTATCAATAGAAAACTTAATATTTTTTAGAGTACCACCATACAACTATCTGTGGCATGCATATAACCTGTATGCGACATCAGCAACTGCAAAAACATGAGGATTTAATTCTCCAAATGGTGCTCCCTTATATTGTTGCATCATGTGCGCATCGTAGATATGAGGCAATCTTTGAAATGGATTAATTGCAATCAAAATATTTCCTGTGTAAGTCTgtcatataataaaaaattaatagaTATATTACTGCAAGTTTGGGTAGATATGTTAAAATGTGTTAATGCTAAAAAGCTTACGTATATTTCATTGAGTTCATATCTGATTCTCAGATTCTGTAGGACTCCAGGTTCATGCAAATAAGAGAGCTTTGTCATGTCATCGACACCGCCAGCAGGTGCTTCCATATCCTTTGGATATAGTGTTGATAACTTGGCAACAATCTAAAAGAATAAAGCAAGATCAGCAGGGGCAGGACGCTATAAATATCAAGTATAAGTTTTAGTCATCGTTTTTATTAAAGGTCCCCTTTACTCTTCAGTTGAAAATACTTCTAAAATGAGAATTCTGGTCACCACACCCGATTATGCTTGCTAAAATTCAGAAGCTAGTGTTATTGGACTGGCTGGCACGTGACATTCAATAGATAATTCAGATTCGAGCTTAAAATTGAGGAGTTACTGTTATTAGACCGGCATGTGACTACTGATCAAGGATTCCAAAACAAACAGTACTTGAAGAAAATCCAGTTTTAACAAGAGTGTAACTTACCTTTTCTTGGGATGCTCATTCGATTTCTAAGCCAGCATTTCATGGGAAGATTTTATAAATTGAGTATACTTGGACTTGCAAGTTGAAAAACTGTATCTAACATGATAAAATTGTTGTTGAAAAAATCATGTAACCTCTAATTCTAAATTGTAATTGACAAGGAACACCTTAAataaagattgggaaacatgTGAAAATTTATCTGTTCACAACCTGGGTAGTGTGGGTAGATTGTATCTGCCTGCATAATAAGACTTGGTAACTTACGAACACCTCATAAGGTACAAAGTTAAGAGTCTCTGCACTCGATGCATGTCATAGGGACTAACTAACTGATGTAAGGACCATACAATATCTTTAGTGTTTAATAAACGTTCGCATACCATATATAGATATGTTAGGGATAACCTGGTATGTTTGGTTTATATAGGGTACATATGGACAATGAGGAGATAACAAGTACCCAAATATTATAAGTAAGAATTACAGATAATCTACAGATTTGAGGCTAGGTATGCCTTTAAGAATTAGAAATGGAGAAATAATCAAGAATCTATATAACGAAACAAGATCTATCCGTTAGATGTAAAACAGTTACAGTGAAAGATTGCACCAACCAATGTAGGAGAAAGGTAATGGTAGTTTTATCATTCCATTGTTTCGCGTTTTTTGAAAAACATTGATGCATATACAAACATACCAAAATCGACCATCAACATAAAATGAAACATAGCTAAGTTATAGCATTGTACCTGTTTCCCATTAGCACCCAGAATTTCAGCTTGATCCCCTTTAATCTTTGTTACCTGTCCATCAGTCCATGCTTCTGTTTGGTCTTCAACCCAAACATGTGTCCCAACAATAATGTTCACCACCGTGCCCTGTGGCATTTATTCATACATAAGCATATCAGATTGTGGCATCCCGATTCTAAAATGCACATAGAAGTAGAAAACTCTGAGCAAATAAATGTGAAtaaattttttcttaaaaatacGATTATTTTCTTTTGCTAAGTCTTGAGTCCCTGCAAATTCATCTTGTGATCATGTAGTTTTATAGCATACTTCTAAAACTATCTACTACTGTCACAAACAGTCGCATGAAAAAAATTACCAAGAGAATTACAAACTACTATTGGAGAGTTGCATGTTTGGAATCCATCATTGCATCTTCTATTATTTGTAAGTTCTAGTGAAGATATATGCCAAAACAGTTATTTAACTAATGCACTACCTCATCATTTATCGATAAGTGATGTTAGTGTTATACGTGTCATAAACCTTTTTCTGGGTTCTGAACTATATCAATTTGTCAAGTTTGCTCTTTTCCTGTAAAACATTCTTCCCTACTTTAATTTCCAGGCATTCTGTGTTATACTTTCTTTGCTGGCAAAGCGATTTTTTTTCCTAGATATAGCCTAAAGCTGTTAATAAGTAATAATTGGAATCCCGGAAGTACAGCATTTCAAAACATGATTACAAAAAAAAAATGGAATACAGCCTTTCAGGTTATCAGGGAGAGAAAGTCTAGAAGGCACGCAGTTACTATAGAAAATCACAATTGAAAATTGAGTGTACTCGTTGCTGACTTTAGTGACTATCTTGATATCGTTTTCAGTTCAGTGACCAACTTGATACAGTAAGCTGACACAAATTATGCACTTCATATTCTTAGAAGTTCATGGACAGGAAAAATAAGGATTACCACTAAGCGTTTTCTCAAACTCTATCCACAAACTTTTTCCCGTGATTTGTTGTGAAACACATTTTTGTATATTCCCAATCAAAGTTAACATTCAATAGCTTCGACTAGGGAAATTTGAAATCTACTGCCATATCTTGAACTAAGAAAAAGGTACCCTCTTCCATTGTATGTGCAATTCTAATTAAGTAATTCCTATGATACTATGCAATACCCTGAACTTGTTCTTATCAGATTTTTAACATAATGCAATCGCACTTACAAGAGAACAACAAGCACGATACATTTCAATAACACTCCAAAACTCAAACAAGATTGGACCACCTTTTTTTGATAAGGTGTCCGGACTAGCTTACACACACCTCGACTAATCCTAGAAAGGGCTAGCACAACATCCCACCATAACCCCTACTTATATCCGAGCGTTCACTTGGAATCGAACCTAGGTACTGGATGATAAGCCTCTAAAGTCCCGGCCTCAACCAGTTGAGCTACCCGAGGGGACCACCTACTACACTCTGTTCGCACTAAATTTGCGAAAAAAGAACAAAAAATTAAACTAAAACATTTCTTGTGCCCTAATTCCAAAACTGATAAACTTTTACTTAATCGAGTAGTTCACAGTATCCACATTACAAATAACCACAAGAACACCAATTTCCATCAAATTTCATTAGCAGTAAAAACAAAGTAACTGCAGTCTGCAGCCCATACCAAAAGATTAAAAAAATTACATGCATGCATCTATATTGAACCTACAAACAGAGCAAGAAAATAAATTAGGGGCAAAAATTCAAGAAGATCCCACGTACCATTTTAACAAATCAATCAAGAAAACAAAAGGGGTTGTTGAAATCTTGGATGAATTTGCATAACTTGTACAGAGTGTGATGAATGTTTTTGGtttttctctctcttcttttGGTAAATGTTGGTATAGACATTGTTCAAAGCAGAGCAAGCTGTGAATTCGGATCCTCCTCCTCTCTCTCTCATAAACCAATTTCTAGGAGATTTTGTGGCTTCTATCTCTCTCAACACTTGCATTTCTTAATCTTTACTTAGATAAATCGAGGTCAAAAATCATTGTCTCAATTATGTTGAGATAGAAAAAAATATTCATTTGATGAAATTTGAGGTCAAAAATACATTGTCT from Apium graveolens cultivar Ventura chromosome 5, ASM990537v1, whole genome shotgun sequence includes the following:
- the LOC141659581 gene encoding myosin-11-like; protein product: MGTVVNIIVGTHVWVEDQTEAWTDGQVTKIKGDQAEILGANGKQIVAKLSTLYPKDMEAPAGGVDDMTKLSYLHEPGVLQNLRIRYELNEIYTYTGNILIAINPFQRLPHIYDAHMMQQYKGAPFGELNPHVFAVADVAYRAMINEKKSNSILVSGESGAGKTETTKMLMQYLAYLGGRAATEGRTVEQQVLESNPVLEAFGNAKTVRNNNSRSAFGKFVEIQFDTYGRISGAAIRTYLLERSRVCQISDPERNYHCFYLLCSAPQEEIDKYKLGHPKTFHYLNQSKCYELVGVSDARDYLATRRAMDIVGIGEKDQEAIFRVIAAILHLGNIEFVKGKEADSSVLKDDKSKFHLKMTAELLMCEAAGLEDALCKRVMITPEEVIKRSLDPLSAAVSRDGLAKTLYSRLFDWLVDKINDSIGQDSTSSSLIGVLDIYGFESFKNNSFEQFCINFTNEKLQQHFNQHVFKMEQEEYTKEAIDWSYIEFVDNQDVLDLIEKKPGGIIALLDEACMFPKSTHETFSTKLYSTFKNHKRFVKPKLSLTDFSIAHYAGEVQYQSEQFLDKNKDYVVPEHQDLLSASKCSFVEGLFPPEPEEHTKASNKSAKFSSIGSRFKLQLHQLMETLNATEPHYIRCVKPNNLLKPGAFENANILQQLRCGGVLEAIRISCAGYPTRRPFFEFINRFGILAPEFLKGNYDEKVACRNILEKKGLKGFQIGKTKIFLRAGQMAELDARRTEVLSDAANRIQRRAKTHITRKHFLALREAAICLQSFCRGKLAGNQFEGMKLEAASTKVQKAIRKYQKWKAFTKLRISVLVLQTGLRAMDARKQIKSKKQAKAATIIQAQWRCHKASSRYKRLKRGLIITQVRWRGLLAKRELRKLKMAARDTGLLKEAKDKLEKQLEELTWRLQLEKRLRTDLEEAKAQETAKLKNTVESLRKKVDETNELLVKEKEAAKKAIEEAPPVIKEKEVFVQDTKQIESLTAEVGNLKALLQAEKQNSEDLGQKYSESEERSEERRKLLEETDEKVNQLQESLKGLEEKLNNLESENKVLRQQAVSIAPNKFLSGRSKSILQRGSESGHLHVDTRNPLDMHSPSMMQREMDDKPQKSLNEKQQENQELLLQCVAKPLGFAGSRPVAACLIYKCLVQWRSFEVERTSIFERIIHTIGHAIETQESNDVLAYWLSNASTLLQLLQRTLKASGSPGLSPLRRRSSSAALFGRMTSSFRGTPTGANLTYVNGTGGVDTLHRVEAKYPSLLFKQQLTAYVEKIYGMIRDNLKKEISPLLGLCIQAPRTSRASLVKGSSRSIATSAAQLALIAHWQGIVKSLGIFLRTLQENHVPPFLVRKVFTQIFSFINVQLFNSLLLRRECCSFSNGEYVKAGMAELEHWCFKATEEYSGSAWDELKHIRQAIAFLVVHQKPKKTLDEISSNLCPVLSIQQIYRISTMYWDDKYGSQSVSQEVIGSMRVLMTEDANNAVSNSFLLDDDSSIPFSVDELSKSMEQIEIADMEPPDFLRKNASFSFLLPRPD